Genomic segment of Sarcophilus harrisii chromosome 4, mSarHar1.11, whole genome shotgun sequence:
ttatttttttctttgtaatttcttttttccctcctacctTATAGAATCCCAGttctccatttctcctttcttcacctACCCTTTAAtgagatcttttttcttttgaacagtGAAGAAGACTTGGGAGGACATTGAGGATATTTCCTGCAGAGACTTCATTGAAGAATATATCACTGCCTACCCCAACCGTCCTATGGTACTCCTTAAGAGTGGGCAGCTCATAAAGACTGAATGGGAAGGCACTTGGTGGAAGTCGCGTGTGGAAGAGGTGGATGGCAGTCTTGTCAAGATCCTGTTCCTGGTATGGTCTCATCCTAGGCTTGTGGGGAGGAAGTCATTAAGTGGGAGAGAAGCTAATAAGGGTCAGTGGGTATTTCACAGAGGCTCCTATCTCTTCCTTCACTCCCACTTGTTCTAGTCATTTATAGGAAGACTTCATTTCTAGCAAGAGTATCTTTGTAAGTTGATATATAGTAGTTTCTTTTGTGAAGGAAGTAGACGTAGATTCTGCCACTGGATAACTAGCTAATGGAGGAAACACAGCAGAAACAGGAGATAAAAATAGTAGAGACATAGATACAAGCTTGAATTCAGTACCGAGCAAACCATGTACTATTGATTCTTGTCATTTATAGGAGTTATGTTCTGTAAGTTGCTGCAAATGCTGAATTAGCGAATACTAATTGTATTGCTTCTGAAGCATTGCTCCTAGGGGGTAAATATGGGGTTAGCTTCCTGTGTGCCTCTGGTCACAGCATTTCTGGAGTGGCCTCGTGTACAGATGAGTgaatttctccttccttgatgCAGTACCTTTCCTCATACCTGCAGGAAGCTTATCTAATACACAACCTCAGCGGGAATATGTGCACTGTGCAAATCCAGCTTTTCACCACTGCACTTGTCTGCAGATTATCACAAGAGTGCCATGTACATCGATTTCgaggtttaaaataaattttagcaaGTAGGTAAATTCATAAATCCAGAATTCTAAAAAACGAGCATCCGTTGTATATTCATTGGACAGTTAGTGCTTGGCTTGATGGCATGTGTGGCATATGGTTAGatgttttctctccccttttagaGCTTACAGTCTAAATGCAGAATCAAGTTGGGCCAGTAGGCAAATCAGTTATTAATACAATTTCTTGAGTACCTCTTGGTTATAGAGCCTTATAGATAATACTgtggaaagataaaaaggatgAAGGAACTTGGGCTCTAGGGCCTAGGACAAGTATAGTTTAATTTGGATAaacaaacatatgaaaaaatagttaataataattaccaaatagaatatacaaaagaatgcaaattaacgaactaaaattatattgttattcCAGTATGGGacaaaatgtgatttaaaaagaGGGATCTTGCAGTGGTGAGGGATATAGGGATCATTAAAGGAAATTTCCTCAGAGGAAGCACCTTTGGTGTGCTCCCTACAAATGACAGGACAGAATCCggcctctctcccttctcccccgaCATCAGGATGACAAGCGCTGTGAATGGATCTATCGAGGCTCTACCCGACTAGAGCCCATGTTCAGCATGAAGACATCCACAGCTTCCACCCTGGAGAAGAAACAAGGGGGGCAGCTTCGGACACGCCCAAACATGGGTAGGTATCAGAAGGGCTCCAGGGTCTCCCCTACCTTGGAAAAGAGAGAGCATACAGAAAGATTCTATTTCAATGTTCTTGTCACTTTGCTTTCTTGACTCACTacaagttgttttgttttttaaattgtgacTGCTTTTGTTGGTTCATCCATGTGGTATGAAAACAGCATACGTTTGTGATTATATCTGGACAGGGTTACAAATTGAGGTAATCTGCTGTAGAATGGAGTTTTTCTCTTAATGATGAAGGATCATTGTCAGCAAGATCTCATTTTCTACAGCCAATTTTTAAGCCTAGACTGGTTTTTTTCTGTTATGTAGCATACTTCTACCATCTtacatacttaaaaaaacaaaacaaaacacttgaataaaacataattaagaaaataaatccagaaagcACAAAATTCATATTGAATGCCAAAGTGCAAAACAGATAACCATGCCACTGGTCTCCCCTTATGTTAGCATggataataaagaaattagagtaataaagAAGCATggataataaagaaattagagtgatTCCATCCATTTTTGCTGATCAtgcttctgcttctctctcttttgcctTCACCCAAGGGTACATTGTAGAGTAGGATACAAATGGCACTAAGTGAAACTCCTCCCTggtccattttctttcccctgcTAGGTGCTGTAAGGAGCAAAGGTCCCGTGGTACAGTATACTCAAGATCTCACTGGTACTGGAACCCAGTTCAAGCCCCTAGAACCACCTCGCACTCCCTCTTTGCCTGCCCCTACTCTGTCCCCTCAGGTGGCTGATTTGGAGTGAGTATGATTCCTTTTTGTTCTCCAACCCCTTCTGGGCTTAGAAAGCTCTTCTTCCACTCTGTTCTCATCGTGGCCTTCTTTCCATGACCAGCTTTTCTCTCTCCCAGGAGTCTGGAGAGTCAGCTCGCCCAAGCACGGAAGCAAGTGGCCAAAAAGAGTACATCTTTCCGGCTAGGTTCTGTGGGCTCTGGTCATTCATCCCCTACATCCCCTGGGCTTAACGAGGCGGTCCCTGGCGGGAAGTCTGCAGTTGGCCAGACAGTGAGGTGAGATCAATCAGGAGCAACCTGATGGACTCTACACAGTCTGTGAGCTCATCAGCATCATAGCCTGAGGGTCTGtggtataaataaaataaagaggcaaATCAGTTTTTGGCTCAGGAAGTTCAGTTCAGtggaaaaaacaagaagaattGGGCACCCGTGACACAGACTGTGCACCAGGAAACGGCATCAGCTTTGGGGGATTAGAATGACCTGAGCCGGGAAAGCTCGTCTGGGGAGATCTCCTGCAGGAAGGAGATCTAAAGCAAGCTTTGAGAAGAATGGGTGCACCACAGGGATGGTGCTCAGAGCCCCAGGGGACCACCTCTGAGACTTGGGCTGGTGAAGGGGGGACGAGGAAACAAGTTTGACTGTCCAAGATGGGATGTTCAAGCCAGGGAATTTCAAGAAATTGGGATGGTTGGATATAGGAGGGGGCGGTGGTGCAGCTCGAGATTCTCAGGAAGTTGTGTCGGCCTTTGTCAGACTCTGAAGCATGGTGCTTGCTGTGCAAAGGTAGCCACGCATCGGGTaaaagctctggatttggagcaaggaagacctgagttcaaatcctgcctcagacttttcctagctgtgtgaccctgagcaagtcatttaactactttctgcctcagtttcctcattcataaaatgggaataacaagcATCAGAAGCATCACATGAGATTACACCTGtacagcactttgcaaaccttaaaagcgctataaaatttctgattttagtagtagtagtggcGGTAATAATAGACTCATATTTCTTCAACGCACCACGTTTGGTAAGGTGCTTTCCTTAGCAGCAACTCCTGAGCTCCCATCTCATCTGGCTTCTCTCCCCACTTATTTCTTTTCATCAGATTAACACCAGGCTCTGCGACCCCTGGCCCAACTTTCCCAGCTTTTCATGGCATGCTGGAGCGGGCTCCAGCTGAACCCTCCTATCGGGCCCCCATGGAGAAGCTTTTCTACTTGCCGCACGCCTGTAGTCACACCTGCCTCACCCGAGTGAGGCCGGTGAGCAACGCACAGTACCGGGGCAAGAACCCCCTGTTGGTCCCTCTGCTCTATGACTTTCGGCGCATGACGGCCCGGCGCCGGGTCAACCGCAAGATGGGCTTTCACGTTATCTATAAAACACCCTGCGGCCTTTGCCTGAGGACGATGAATGAGATTGAACGCTACCTCTTTGAGACAAGCTGTGATTTCCTTTTCCTGGAGATGTTCTGTTTGGACCCTTATGTTCTTGTGGATCGGAAATTCCAGCCCTATAAGCCTTTTTACTACATCCTGGACATCACCCACGGCCAGGAGGATGTTCCTCTCTCGTGTGTCAACGAGATTGATACCACCCCCCCGCCACAGGTGGCCTACAGCAAGGAGAGGATCCCAGGGAAAGGTGTCTTCATCAACACGGGCTGGGAGTTCCTCGTTGGCTGTGACTGCAAGGATGGTTGTCGGGACAAGTGAGTTGAGGGCACTAGttattttcatttccctcctGACTCTTCAATCCTTTCTCAgacttctatttttcttctctattatgtCCTTGTGATTCttcattccctttatttttattcttccctaacTGTGGCTCTGCCCTAAAGCCTCTGCTGgtataggaagggagggagagctgGACCTGGATTTTTTTCTGAGTGACTTTGGTAAAATACCTGCCTATCTCTGTCCCTATTATCTCTGCctatttttgcttccttcttcccccatcaTTCTGAATTTATTGGCTTCTTCATCAttctttaatgttttattatgcaatctctattctttctttctgtatgtgtctctttcaattgtgtacatatatatccttCCCTTGAAgtgtgtgtatttttgtgtgAGAGAATCTCCCCTACCATATCATTTCTAGAAAAAAGTCTTTCAACCTCATTCATCCACCCCTTTTATTCTGTGTCCAGGTCTAAATGTGCTTGCCACCAACTTACTATCCAGGCAACAGCCTGTACTCCCGGAGGCCAGATCAACCCTAACTCTGGCTACCAGCATAAGAGACTAGATGAGTGCCTGCCGACAGGGTAAGTGAGAGGAGGAGACTCAGCCTCACACATGAAGGAGGCTACTGctaatggttttatttttctttgcaaaaatttcTACTACAACAGACCCAAAGGGAATACAGTAATGGCtgcattttgctttttgttttaaacaaacatttatttaatcaaatTGGATTCCATTATCTTTCCATtactgaaaggaaataaaagaataccATTGGATAATCAGGGGAATTTTGCTTTGAGGTAAAGGATGATCCATTTCCAAGCTGTATGGCTTTTAATACATTCATCTTAGCTGGCAAGtaaaattgttaaaaaatgtattttgtggAGTCAGTGCATTGACACTGGGGATTACCATGGGCAGAGTTCTGTTCTAGATTGTTAGATAcaaatgaaatacataaaataagtgCCATCTCTTTAAGAGATTTACAATATACATAGacataacatatatacatgtcaAGACTTAGAAGAAAGCCATTATCCAAGTAAGTATAAAGTAACATCTTTTAACTAGCATTCATAAGCCCTTAAGGAGATATGAAACCAAAGCCTTATTGAGGGATAATCAGGAAATTCCTCTCAGGGGAGGGAGTTGAGCTGGGTGTCAAAGAGAGATGGGTACATGGATTGGCAGGGAGGCCATTCTGAATGGGAACAAGGTTGAATCAACCCAGGACTTACATCCTTGAATTTAAGGGTGTCAGAAAACAGAAGCCTAGGACTTGAGCAAACACTTAACTTGTGCTTTAGAATAAGCAAAAGGATTTTAGCTAATGTCAATACTGAAGGGAAGAAAAGTTAACTAGTAGTAATGATTCTTTTTCTAAGAGTTAATCTGTTGAATTTTCATACTAGAGAACTAGAAGGCCAAGTTCTAGTACTTAGATCTTATAGGTAATTAATTGCAACCATGATGTTGAAAATCTAAACAATTGCAACCATGATGTTGAAAATCTAAACAATTGCAACCATGATGTTGAAAATCTAAACAATTGCAACAGTAGGTTAATTAGCTAATAACTCTTTATTAGATATCAACATTGGCCTTTTGACTAATTCTTCTGCTATAATGTTAGCAGCTTTGAGGTCTCTGTCCATTACATGCATTTTAAAACAGAAGCACCTTTGGCAATACAGATTTGTAACTGTGATTAACGTTGTAGAGATCATGTTGTAATAGATTTTAATCTAATCTCTTCACAGGGTATACGAATGTAACAAGCGCTGCAAATGTAACATCAATATGTGCACAAACCGCTTGGTACAACATGGGCTACAGGTCCGACTGCAGCTCTTCAAGACCCAGAACAAGGGCTGGGGCATCCGTTGTTTGGATGACATCGCCAGAGGCTCCTTTGTCTGTATATATGCAGGTTGGTGGAGTGAGAGATATCGTAGATTCTTGGGATTGGAAAGGATGTCAGAGACCGTTAATTCAGCAACAAGATGTAAATGTCATTCCCAACAAGCAATCCCTTAAGCACAAGAACAATTTAGACTCACAGAGAGAGACTACTCAATTGTCAGACCCAGGAGAATAGAGGGGGGGCCACAGCATCTCCCTCCCCAGAGAATTTGTGTGAGATCTGTGTTTAGGTAAGTTGGGTTGCAGACTCTACTGAACTAGGGACAGGAGTAACTCACTAGGAAGATTAAGACCACAAAAGGCTAAAACTGGTAAAAGCGAATGAAATTTAGATGTCAAATAGGTATTGCCCAGCTGACACTGGTGAGACCTGTTTGAGGGATATTAGAATATTTTGGTTCCCTTAGAGAAATCTCTTAGCATGAGAGAAATATTACTTCTCTGGGCATGGGAGAAGAGACatgaagaaatgagaagaggaagggaggaatgttAGATCTAAGATTCAAAGACTTTCCCCAATCCCATATTAGATCATGATTTGTTGTCAGGGATGGATGACAGCAGCTTATTTTGGTAGATTTGGGGATCCTGGCCAGTGGAGAGATGGGGAGGAATGGAGTGAACTTGCTAAAGACATAATGCTTTAATTAACCCCTTGTTTTCCATCCAGGCAAAATCCTGACTGATGACTTTGCAGACAAGGAGGGTCTGGAAATGGGGGATGAGTACTTTGCAAACCTGGACCACATTGAAAGTGTGGAGAACTTTAAGGAAGGCTATGAAAGTGATGCCCCCTGCTCCTCTGACAGCAGCGGGGTGGACTTGAAGGACCAAGAGGATGGCAACAGTGGTACCGAGGACCCTGAAGAGTCCAATGATGACAGTTCGGATGACAACTTCTGCAAAGATGAGGATTTTAGTACCAGTTCAGTCTGGCGCAGCTATGCCACCCGGCGGCAGACAAGAGGCCAGAAAGAGAATGGGACATCGGAGACGGCTTCCAAGGACTCCCGCCCCACTGACTCGGGGACCCCCCACCTTTCTGCCCCTCAGACTTCTATGGGGGGTTGTAAACCTCCTTCCTCTGAGGACACGCCCAAGAACAAAGTAGCCACATGGCTAAGCTGCAACAATGTCAGTGACAGTAGCTTTGCTGACTCAGATAGCCGCTCCTCCTTCAGGACCAGTGAAGGTGGAGATGGGAGGGCTGGGGTAGGCCGTGGGGATGGAGAGAAGCCCTCCGTCTCAGGGTTAGGGGTCAAAGAAGAGGGGGATATCAAGGCACCCAAGAAAGAGGTGAGTAGGGCAGAATCCAACAGCTTTGGGGTTTTCTGTGCGTAGTGCTGATGCTTCACATACTCAACTCTGAATTGTCATGGGGGTTGTACACTTTGTGGATAATttttagcaaatgcttaataTAGCCATCCAGCTTTCCCCTCTTACCCAACTGGATTGGCCTAGGTTGCCACCTCCCACTCTCAGCTGAATATATGTCCAGGAAATATGATTCATTTTAATATCATCAGCAAAACATTAGCAAGAGAAATTATCTGATGAATTTCAAAATTGTGTGAATggtcttttttattatcttctatttGGGGTCCTCCATCCCCCATCAATACCATCCTTTAGCAGGGAGAATGAAGCATTGACTATATGTAGATTCTTTTGTTCTCATTAAACAGTTTCCATGTTGGGagtggaaactgaagcccaaggcCAGTTGAGTCTGCTCTTGGCCCCTAAGGTCAAGCCAAAAGGCTAACCTTTCTGAAGCCTTCTCTCCCAGGAGTGCTGCTGAGCCCGCCATGGCCATGACTAAGATGCAGGTCTCTCTATCAGTTCTCTGCCTTGAGGCAGCATAGCCCCCCACCCAGCACTGCTCCTTGATCATGGGGAAGGGGGGAATGTGGGGAAGCAGGCATAAttgtggggggaaaaataaaCTTTGTATTTGCTACTTTATTTTCCAGGAGTCTGATGAACAGAGCAAGATTGTGTTGTAAGTATCTTCTGTTACTAACTCCCTGTTTCCAGATCTATCCTGCACCACAGTCTGAAAATGAAGACCAATTCATCTCCTTTTGTTTTGTCCACTAGGTCTAGTGAAGGTTCCAGGACTTTTGGATACAACCCATCCCCCTTGAAGACTGAGGGTATCAAGGGCCCACCTAGCAAGACCAATATACATCAGGCCCGGAGGCTTGTGGCGCCTGCACAAGCCAATCCTGATGTAAGCCATGCTGCCGAGCTTCTATCCTCTCCATGATTCTGCCAGTCTCAGTTCTAAGGCCAGGGAAAGCATTTTTATCATCTCCTGGTCTTGATGATTTTGCTAATTGAGGGGAGACCAAGggttcctcctttttttcctgcaTGATTCAGCCTTCTTGCCTCTCCCCCCAGGGCTCTAACCTTCTTCCTTTTAGAATCAGTCCCTGGCATTTGTCTTTTAACCCCACCCCACATCCATTTTCCAACTGTTGATTCATTATGGAGacctgaagcagagagacaggtaCTTGTGTGTGGAGGTGAACCCAGATTTCCCCAGCCCTAGCCATTCCTGGAGAGATAATAATCAAGTTTCATTAACTCTGTTCCTTCTGCCAGGATGTTCTGACATTATCCAGCAGCACAGAAAGTGAGGGGGAGAGTGGGACAAGCCGAAAACCTGTAGCTGGTCAGGCTCCAGCCACAGCAGCTGACAGTGATGACATCCAGACCATCTCCTCTGGCTCTGATGGCGAGGATTATGAAGACAAGAAGAACCTGTCTGGTACTTTGGGTGAACTTAAAGGGGTATCAAAGAAGTTTTAAAGGCTGAAGGTAGAGTAGGCCCAGGGCCTAGGAGTACTGAGGCCCATCTTCTTCCCAGCAATTCGTGTCGCACACTTTTCTTAGTTTATTAACTCTCTCCTCCAGTAGCTATTCTGTCATATTGCTGTAgctttaccttaaaaaaaaaaaaaaatagcccatTTAAGTTGCTAAGCATCCCAGACTCTTTCTTTctgaaaggaaaatgaacaagCATACCTGTAGGGAGGAGTAGGGAcgggataataatagctgattTCTATGTGCTGCTTTACTTTGCACAATGCTTTAAATGTATTACTTCATTTGTTCTCCATCCCAAACCCGTGAAGTCAGTGTCCACCCAAGGGTCGCCCAGCTGCTCCCAgagctgggacttgaacccagtccTTCACTGGCTCTAGTTCGGGACTTCCCTGCTGGGCCAGACCTTGTCTCCCAACCTTCATCTTCTCATTTCTCCACAGGCCCAATCAAACGGCAGGTGGCTGTGAAATCTACACGAGGTTTTGCTTTAAAATCAACACATGGCATTGCTATAAAGTCAACCAATATGGCGTCTGCAGACAAGGGTGAGAGCGTGCCTGTTCGCAAGAATACACGCCAATTCTATGATGGCGAGGAGTCTTGCTACATCATTGACGCCAAGCTAGAAGGCAACCTGGGCCGCTATCTGAACGTGAGCCTCCCTTCCCCACGGTCCCAAAGGTCCTCAATACTGGATGCCCTAAGGACCTGGAAATAAGCCCGCCCAACTCCCTCATTCTCTGACCAAAAATCCCACCTGTCTTATTGGGCCTCATTACTTTACCTCAGGGGTCCAACTTGGCCCTTGTCTTGTTTCCAGAGAAGTGTTTTAGCTTAAGACATTTCAGTAGCTGGCTGTCTCCACCAGCTCTTCCTCTTACTACTTGCCCTTTTGGCTCTTACCATTCCCTTACTTCTGCTCCTGTCCTCAAGTCCAACTGTATTCAATGTTCCTTCCAAAATTGTGGCCATTCATTCTCCTTGACTGACTTCATCCTGTTTCCATACCCACAGCACAGCTGCAGTCCCAACCTGTTTGTCCAGAATGTCTTCGTTGACACCCATGACCTTCGTTTCCCCTGGGTGGCTTTCTTTGCCAGCAAGTAAGAATcagggagaaatagaagaaaggggTCTGAGCTTGGCAGAGGGAACTAAGGTGGAAATTCCCCaactgttttttggttttgttcttacCGTTGAGCTGGAAGGGCTTCAGAACTTTCTTGTACTTTTGTCCATTTTCCAGGAGGATACGAGCTGGGACAGAGCTGACCTGGGACTATAACTATGAGGTGGGCAGCGTGGAGGGAAAGGAGCTTTTGTGCTGTTGTGGAGCCATAGAATGTCGAGGACGACTTCTTTAAACTTCCCTGCTGCATTCAGGATCTTCCGAGGCATCTCAGACCACCTCCCTATCCATTGGACTTGATCCCTCCCCTGCTTCCTCTAGTAGATAAAAATGGGAACCCTGCAGTTTGAGGGTTCCTTCCAGTGTGGTGCTATCAGGCAGGGCCCATCCCCCAGCCCACAATCTACTCTCCCAGCATGTTGGTTTGAGGAGATCACAGCTTGTGGACAGGGCCCTTCCATTCCTGCcccatcttctctttcccctctactGCATTCACGTAAGTATGGCAGTTCTCATTTGTCCCCAAGATGGGGATTGTTTTTCCCAACCCCCCACTCCCACTTTGTATTCTTCCTTGAAAATCTTTTAACAAGGAGGTAAATCTGTGTctctggtttgatttttcttccccagTTCCCTTCTCCAGACCAAGAGAGTCTGTGATCCTATCTTAGTTTGTTATTCTTGCCCAGACACACTGTTCTCACAAAGTGTCTTGGATCATCAGTTAGTCCTTTCCTATGTTCACATGCCAGGTAAATTTTGAGGTGGGCAGAGGGAGGAGAGTTTGTGTAATTGTATGGTTAGTTATGAAGGtaagaaactgttttttttttttgttttgttccccACCAACTTCCCATGTTCTCACGTCTGTTGCCatgttttatttaatctttaatatattttaattaaaaaaaaaaaaaaaacacacacacacacaaacagtaCAACATTTGGTCTGTGGGTTTGAAATGGTTCGATATGGTCCTCTCTAGGGAAATGTCTGTCACCCTCCTCTCCCTAGGCTGTTTGTAGTTTGGGTTTTCAGACTGAAAACCAAAACTGCAAAGTTCAATAAATAAGTAAAACTGGTTGCTGCCCCACTTCAGTCAAGCTAACCtgacagaaggaagagaagagtaaAAAAGGCCACGGGAAAGAGGCTAGAAAGGGGGACAGGAGGGAGGGCGCTCCTTGTGTTTCGGGCCCCAGAGGCAAGGACCCACTAACCCTGGTCCACTCTGGAAGTCTCTGgttagaggaaggaaaaaattaggcAGCTCAGCTTGGGCCCCCAGGCAGAAGAGGGGGCCTGGAATAATGAGAGCAGGGTCTAGCTTTGGCAGAATGAGACCCACAAAGGGAATGGTAAGGCACAGACTGTCTTGGGACCCCTGGTCTGACTCTACAGTGAGGAATGTAAGCTATTCCCCAGCTCTGAACCGAAGCCCAGGGGTGGGGGAAGGTGGGCCCTGCCTTTAACAGGCCCTGAGCCATCCCCCTCACACAGGAGGGACAGGAATTTGGTTGAAAGGCATCTGGGTGACCA
This window contains:
- the SETDB1 gene encoding histone-lysine N-methyltransferase SETDB1 isoform X4; translated protein: MTSFPGCFGLGAAAAGMEPQEIAELQQAVVEELGISMEELRQFIDEELEKMDCVKQRKRQLAELESWVVQKETEVAHVDELFDEASRAVTNCETLVKDFYSKLGLQYRESSSEDEASKPTEVIEIPDEDDDVLSVDSGALGQVPVELSKDGDLVVSMRILGKKRTKTWHKGTLIAIQTVGAGRKFKVKFDNKGKSLLSGNHIAYDYHPPADKLYVGSRVVAKYKDGNQVWLYAGIVAETPNVKNKLRFLIFFDDGYASYVTQSELYPICRPLKKTWEDIEDISCRDFIEEYITAYPNRPMVLLKSGQLIKTEWEGTWWKSRVEEVDGSLVKILFLDRIRPLSLLPRHQDDKRCEWIYRGSTRLEPMFSMKTSTASTLEKKQGGQLRTRPNMGAVRSKGPVVQYTQDLTGTGTQFKPLEPPRTPSLPAPTLSPQVADLESLESQLAQARKQVAKKSTSFRLGSVGSGHSSPTSPGLNEAVPGGKSAVGQTVRLTPGSATPGPTFPAFHGMLERAPAEPSYRAPMEKLFYLPHACSHTCLTRVRPVSNAQYRGKNPLLVPLLYDFRRMTARRRVNRKMGFHVIYKTPCGLCLRTMNEIERYLFETSCDFLFLEMFCLDPYVLVDRKFQPYKPFYYILDITHGQEDVPLSCVNEIDTTPPPQVAYSKERIPGKGVFINTGWEFLVGCDCKDGCRDKSKCACHQLTIQATACTPGGQINPNSGYQHKRLDECLPTGVYECNKRCKCNINMCTNRLVQHGLQVRLQLFKTQNKGWGIRCLDDIARGSFVCIYAGKILTDDFADKEGLEMGDEYFANLDHIESVENFKEGYESDAPCSSDSSGVDLKDQEDGNSGTEDPEESNDDSSDDNFCKDEDFSTSSVWRSYATRRQTRGQKENGTSETASKDSRPTDSGTPHLSAPQTSMGGCKPPSSEDTPKNKVATWLSCNNVSDSSFADSDSRSSFRTSEGGDGRAGVGRGDGEKPSVSGLGVKEEGDIKAPKKEESDEQSKIVLSSEGSRTFGYNPSPLKTEGIKGPPSKTNIHQARRLVAPAQANPDDVLTLSSSTESEGESGTSRKPVAGQAPATAADSDDIQTISSGSDGEDYEDKKNLSGPIKRQVAVKSTRGFALKSTHGIAIKSTNMASADKGESVPVRKNTRQFYDGEESCYIIDAKLEGNLGRYLNHSCSPNLFVQNVFVDTHDLRFPWVAFFASKRIRAGTELTWDYNYEVGSVEGKELLCCCGAIECRGRLL
- the SETDB1 gene encoding histone-lysine N-methyltransferase SETDB1 isoform X3, whose product is MEPQEIAELQQAVVEELGISMEELRQFIDEELEKMDCVKQRKRQLAELESWVVQKETEVAHVDELFDEASRAVTNCETLVKDFYSKLGLQYRESSSEDEASKPTEVIEIPDEDDDVLSVDSGDAGSRTPKDQKLREAMAALRKSAQDVQKFMDAVNKKTSSQDLNKGALGQVPVELSKDGDLVVSMRILGKKRTKTWHKGTLIAIQTVGAGRKFKVKFDNKGKSLLSGNHIAYDYHPPADKLYVGSRVVAKYKDGNQVWLYAGIVAETPNVKNKLRFLIFFDDGYASYVTQSELYPICRPLKKTWEDIEDISCRDFIEEYITAYPNRPMVLLKSGQLIKTEWEGTWWKSRVEEVDGSLVKILFLDRIRPLSLLPRHQDDKRCEWIYRGSTRLEPMFSMKTSTASTLEKKQGGQLRTRPNMGAVRSKGPVVQYTQDLTGTGTQFKPLEPPRTPSLPAPTLSPQVADLESLESQLAQARKQVAKKSTSFRLGSVGSGHSSPTSPGLNEAVPGGKSAVGQTVRLTPGSATPGPTFPAFHGMLERAPAEPSYRAPMEKLFYLPHACSHTCLTRVRPVSNAQYRGKNPLLVPLLYDFRRMTARRRVNRKMGFHVIYKTPCGLCLRTMNEIERYLFETSCDFLFLEMFCLDPYVLVDRKFQPYKPFYYILDITHGQEDVPLSCVNEIDTTPPPQVAYSKERIPGKGVFINTGWEFLVGCDCKDGCRDKSKCACHQLTIQATACTPGGQINPNSGYQHKRLDECLPTGVYECNKRCKCNINMCTNRLVQHGLQVRLQLFKTQNKGWGIRCLDDIARGSFVCIYAGKILTDDFADKEGLEMGDEYFANLDHIESVENFKEGYESDAPCSSDSSGVDLKDQEDGNSGTEDPEESNDDSSDDNFCKDEDFSTSSVWRSYATRRQTRGQKENGTSETASKDSRPTDSGTPHLSAPQTSMGGCKPPSSEDTPKNKVATWLSCNNVSDSSFADSDSRSSFRTSEGGDGRAGVGRGDGEKPSVSGLGVKEEGDIKAPKKEESDEQSKIVLSSEGSRTFGYNPSPLKTEGIKGPPSKTNIHQARRLVAPAQANPDDVLTLSSSTESEGESGTSRKPVAGQAPATAADSDDIQTISSGSDGEDYEDKKNLSGPIKRQVAVKSTRGFALKSTHGIAIKSTNMASADKGESVPVRKNTRQFYDGEESCYIIDAKLEGNLGRYLNHSCSPNLFVQNVFVDTHDLRFPWVAFFASKRIRAGTELTWDYNYEVGSVEGKELLCCCGAIECRGRLL
- the SETDB1 gene encoding histone-lysine N-methyltransferase SETDB1 isoform X2 gives rise to the protein MTSFPGCFGLGAAAAGMEPQEIAELQQAVVEELGISMEELRQFIDEELEKMDCVKQRKRQLAELESWVVQKETEVAHVDELFDEASRAVTNCETLVKDFYSKLGLQYRESSSEDEASKPTEVIEIPDEDDDVLSVDSGDAGSRTPKDQKLREAMAALRKSAQDVQKFMDAVNKKTSSQDLNKGALGQVPVELSKDGDLVVSMRILGKKRTKTWHKGTLIAIQTVGAGRKFKVKFDNKGKSLLSGNHIAYDYHPPADKLYVGSRVVAKYKDGNQVWLYAGIVAETPNVKNKLRFLIFFDDGYASYVTQSELYPICRPLKKTWEDIEDISCRDFIEEYITAYPNRPMVLLKSGQLIKTEWEGTWWKSRVEEVDGSLVKILFLDDKRCEWIYRGSTRLEPMFSMKTSTASTLEKKQGGQLRTRPNMGAVRSKGPVVQYTQDLTGTGTQFKPLEPPRTPSLPAPTLSPQVADLESLESQLAQARKQVAKKSTSFRLGSVGSGHSSPTSPGLNEAVPGGKSAVGQTVRLTPGSATPGPTFPAFHGMLERAPAEPSYRAPMEKLFYLPHACSHTCLTRVRPVSNAQYRGKNPLLVPLLYDFRRMTARRRVNRKMGFHVIYKTPCGLCLRTMNEIERYLFETSCDFLFLEMFCLDPYVLVDRKFQPYKPFYYILDITHGQEDVPLSCVNEIDTTPPPQVAYSKERIPGKGVFINTGWEFLVGCDCKDGCRDKSKCACHQLTIQATACTPGGQINPNSGYQHKRLDECLPTGVYECNKRCKCNINMCTNRLVQHGLQVRLQLFKTQNKGWGIRCLDDIARGSFVCIYAGKILTDDFADKEGLEMGDEYFANLDHIESVENFKEGYESDAPCSSDSSGVDLKDQEDGNSGTEDPEESNDDSSDDNFCKDEDFSTSSVWRSYATRRQTRGQKENGTSETASKDSRPTDSGTPHLSAPQTSMGGCKPPSSEDTPKNKVATWLSCNNVSDSSFADSDSRSSFRTSEGGDGRAGVGRGDGEKPSVSGLGVKEEGDIKAPKKEESDEQSKIVLSSEGSRTFGYNPSPLKTEGIKGPPSKTNIHQARRLVAPAQANPDDVLTLSSSTESEGESGTSRKPVAGQAPATAADSDDIQTISSGSDGEDYEDKKNLSGPIKRQVAVKSTRGFALKSTHGIAIKSTNMASADKGESVPVRKNTRQFYDGEESCYIIDAKLEGNLGRYLNHSCSPNLFVQNVFVDTHDLRFPWVAFFASKRIRAGTELTWDYNYEVGSVEGKELLCCCGAIECRGRLL